One genomic window of Hemiscyllium ocellatum isolate sHemOce1 chromosome 25, sHemOce1.pat.X.cur, whole genome shotgun sequence includes the following:
- the rhbdl3 gene encoding rhomboid-related protein 3 gives MSNKRSNSFRRAIHLGNRHLRANSLLEETGLTISQRFIRHIAYETLPRGLDRKWYYDSYTCCPPPWFMITVTLLEIAVFIYYGLVLEKWVLQITHPSYLNNPLVYQPQLRRQIWRYLSYIFMHVGVEHLGFNVVLQLLVGVPLEMVHGALRISFIYLAGVLAGSLAASVADMTAPVAGSSGGVYALVSAHLANIVMSWSGMRCQFKLIRMGIAMICMSLEFGRAVWLRFHPATHPSYTHPSFVTHLGGVMVGITLGVVVLRNYEQRLHEQSIWWIFLLIYLLFVFFAVLWNIFAYNLLEIRLLSPA, from the exons ATGAGCAATAAACGGTCTAACAGCTTCCGTCGTGCTATCCATTTGGGAAATCGCCATCTCCGTGCCAACTCACTCCTCGAAGAAACCGGCCTCACGATATCCCAGCGATTTATCCGACACATCGCGTATGAGACCCTGCCCAGGGGACTGGACCGCAAGTGGTACTATGACAGCTACACGTGTTGCCCCCCACCCTGGTTTATGATCACTGTTACCCTTCTGGAG ATTGCCGTTTTCATCTATTACGGGCTGGTCCTGGAGAAATGGGTGCTCCAGATCACACACCCTTCGTATCTGAACAATCCGCTGGTCTACCAGCCACAGCTCCGCAGGCAAATCTGGCGCTACCTCAGTTACATCTTCATGCATGTTGG AGTTGAGCATCTGGGCTTCAATGTGGTGTTGCAGCTGCTGGTCGGAGTTCCTCTCGAAATGGTGCACGGCGCTCTCCGCATTAGCTTCATCTACCTCGCTGGTGTACTTGCAG gttcactggcagcatcagtggcTGATATGACCGCACCAGTAGCAGGATCTTCAGGAGGTGTTTATGCTCTGGTCTCTGCGCATCTAGCTAACATAGTCATG AGTTGGTCAGGAATGAGATGTCAGTTCAAGCTGATCCGGATGGGAATAGCGATGATTTGCA TGAGTTTGGAGTTTGGCCGAGCAGTCTGGCTGCGATTCCATCCAGCCACCCACCCCTCGTACACTCACCCCAGCTTCGTGACTCATCTCGGCGGAGTGATGGTGGGAATCACACTCGGGGTGGTGGTCCTCAGGAACTACGAGCAAAGGCTCCACGAGCAATCCATCTGGTGGATCTTTCTCCTGATATACCTCCTTTTTGTTTTCTTCGCTGTCCTCTGGAACATCTTTGCCTATAACCTTTTGGAGATCAGGTTACTCTCACCGGCCTAA